The Caulobacter vibrioides sequence CGACTACAGCCACCGCCCCCTGGCCGAACAACTGGACGCGGGCGCGCGGCAACTGGAGATCGACGTCGTGGCCGATCCGCAAGGCGGTCTCTTCGCCAAGCCGCTGACAGCGCTGGGCAAGGGCGCGGCCCTGACGCCCGAGTTCGCCGCCGTCATGGCGAAGCCGGGCTTCAAGACCCTGCACATGCCTGATGTGGATTTCCGCTCATCGTGCCTGACCTTCGTGGCGTGCCTGCGCGAGGTGCGCGCCTGGTCGGACGCCCACCGCGATCACGCGCCGATCCTGATCATGCTCAACGCCAAGGAAGGCGCGGCGACCATGCCCGGCGGGGTCACGCCCCTGCCCTTCACCGAAGCCCTATTCGACGCCCTGGACACCGAGATCCGCTTGGTGTTCGGCGAGGACCGCCTGATCACGCCCGACCAGGTGCAGGGCAAGGCCAAGACCCTGCGGGAAGGCGTGCTGGCCGGTGGATGGCCCAAGCTCGCGGCGGCGCGCGGCAAGGTGTTCTTCGCCCTGGATGAGAACCCCGCCAAGGTGGCGATCTATCGCGGCCAGCGCGCCTCGCTGGAAGGCCGGGCCATGTTCATCAACACCGACGAGGCCTCGCCCGCCGCCGCCTATCTGACCCTCAATGACCCGATCGCCCAGAAGGAGCGCATCGCCGCGGCGGTGAAGGCCGGCTTCATCGTCCGCACCCGCGCCGACGCCGACACGCGCGCGGCCCGGGTCAATGACACCCGACAGCGCGACGCGGCCCTGACCAGCGGCGCGCAGTACGTCTCGACCGACTACATGTGGGCCGACCCGCGCTTTGCCGGCGGCTACACGGTGCGCCTGCCGGGGAACAAGGTCGCGGTCTGCAATCCGGTGCGCCAGCCGACCGGTTGCGGCGGGCGGGACCTGGAGGGGCGGTAGGGGTCCGCTCTCAATCCACCGACATCACCTTCTCTTGTCATCCCGGCCGGAAGACCGCGTAGCGGGCTGCAGCGCCGGGACCCAGGGGCGACCGCACTGCGCCGGCCCCTGGGTCCCGGATAGCCTCTGCGAGGCTTCCGGGATGACGAGGGATTTTTCTTCGCGGTATGGGGTAAGGCGTCCTAACGCCGCCGCGCGGCCAGGGCCCAGATGGTCGCGAGCACGGAAACGCCCAGCGTCAGCGCCCCGACCAAGTCCCATAGACCATCGCCCAGGAGGGCGGCGATCAGGCCAAACAGGCTGAAGGCGGCGATGACCGTCGGCGCGCGGAACACCTGCCAGAGGGAGAGATGATGCCCCCTCATCGCGCCGCCTTCCGCTTGGCCAGCCACAGATAGAGCCCCGAGGCCAGGATCACGATCGTGGCGATGTCGAGAAGCGCCCACAGGATCTTCAGGCCCATGCCGCCGTAGTCGCCAAAGTGCAGCGGCTGCGACAGGGTCAGGGTCTTCACATACCAGGGCGTCGGCGCGATCGCGGCCAGCTCGCCGGTGCGCGCATCGATCAGGGCGGGCGTGGTCAGGTGCGTGGTCAGCGGCGTCTTGCCGTGGAAGAACACCGCATAGTGGTGGTCGGTCGAATAGTCCGAGCCTGGGAAGGCGACGAACTGCAGGTCCTTGTCCGGCAGCGCCTGCTTCGCCTTATCGACGGCCGCCTGCAGCGAGCTGCGCTGACCCGGCGCGACGGGGCTGTCATAGGCCTGCGTCAGCTCCTTGAGGGCCGTGTTCTTCCAGTAGCCGACGATCGGCGTGGCCAGGGTGTTGACGACGCCGGTGGCGCCGACCACCAGCACCCAGGCCGCCGTCACCGCGCCAAGAAGATTGTGATAGTCCAGCCAGCGGGTGCGCGCCCGCTTGCTGGCCCGCACCGTGCCGAACGGCAACCGGCGCATGAAGGGCGCATAGAGCACCACGCCCGAAACGAGGGCCACGATCAGCAGCAGCCCCATGGCGCCCAGGAACAGCATCCCCGCCAGGCCCAGGAACATGTCGGTGTGCAGCTGGAGCAGGAACTCCATCACCGGATGCCCCGCCACCGGCGGCGCGGGATCGCCGCTGGTCTGGTCGATGGGCTGGAAGCTGTAGACCCCCGCCTTGCCGCCCGGCTGGACGCTGGTGACGTTCACCACCGGCCGGTCTTCATCGAAGCTCATATAGGCCGGAACCTCGCCCGGCTTGCGGGCGAGGGCGGTGTCCAGCACCTGGTCGAGGGTCAGCTTGGGGCCGTTCGGACGCGCGGGCGTCCAGGCCTCCTCCAACAGGACATGCTCGATCTCGTGGCTGAACACGAGCGGCAGCCCCGTGACGCACAGCATCAGCAGGAAAGCGGTCGAGACCAGGCTCGACCACTTGTGAACCCACGACCAGGTGCGGAGCGTCCGGGCCTTCATCGGCGCTAGAAGTCCGTGCTGATCGACAGGCGCAGGGTGCGCGGCGCGCCCAGCGTCAGGTAGTTGGCGCCCGGATAGCCGCCAACCGCCACCCACTGGTTCCGATCGGCCAGGTTCTCGACGCGGGCCCGCAGGGTGACCGCCTTGCCGCCGGCCTCGAAGGCGTAGCGCGCGCCGAGGTCAAAGCGCGTCCAGGCGTCCAGCGACACGGTGTTGGCGGTGTTGGCCTGCTGCGAACCGGTGTGGACCATGCGGCCCTCCAGGGTCAGGCCCTCGAGCGTGGCGATGTCCCACTCCAGGTTCAGATTGGCCTGGAACTCCGGCACGCCGATCGGGGTCTTGCCCTGCAGCGTGGCCGACAGGGCGCGGTTGATCTGGGCGTCCAGCCAGGTGGCGCCGCCCAGCAGGCGCAGGCCGGGAGCCGGCTGGCCGAAGACGGTCAGTTCGACGCCCTGGTTCTCCTGCTGGCCGCCGGCGGTGTAGCGACGGCTGGCGGCTTCGAAGTACTCGGCCGGCTGGGTGGTGCGGAACAGGCTGATCGCGCCGCCGAACGTGCCGGCGTCGTACTTGGCGCCGATCTCGGTCTGCTCGCCGCGGAACGGCGACAGGATCTCGCCGACATTGGCCACGGCCACGCCATTGACCTGGGCCGGGGCGATCTTCCCGGGGACCAGGGCCTCGGCGTAGTTGGCGTACAGCGAGATCTTGTCGCTGGGTTTGAACACCGCCGCCAGGGCCGGGGTGGTGGCGTCGCCGTCATAGACGCCGTTCTGGGCGCCGGTGTTGTAGTCGTACGAGCGGGTCTGGATGTCCTGATAGCGGACGCCCACCGTGACCAGCAGGCGCTCATTCAGGAACGACAGGGTGTCAGCCACCGCGACGCTGCGGTTCTTGACGCGCTCGGTGACATTGGGGTCGCTCTTGGAGCCGCCCACGAAGAAGTTCGGGTTCGGCGCGGCGACGGCCACCGGGTTGTAGAGGTTGCTGGCGAAACCGGCGAAGTTCGAGAAGGCGTAGGCGTTCTTGGACTTCAGGTTCACCTGGGCGACCGAGGCGACCAGCGCGTGGCCGACAGCGCCCGTGGTGAACTTGGCGCGCAGGCCCGCGTCCGTAGACAGGATCGAGTCCTTGCGGACGTTGTCGAAGCGGTAGGCGCTCAGCGTCCCGTCAGCCAGGGCCGTCGGGTTGGCCAGAACGTTGTCTTCCTTGCCCTGGCGACCGCCCAGGGCGGCCCAGGCGCTGACCGTGTCGGTCAGGTCGAACTCGCCGCGCGCCGCGCCGAACAGCTGGCGCTCGTCGGTGTGGGTCCAGGGCTGGGCGAAGTTCTTGTCGGCCGACGGGGCCTTGGGGATGGCGCCGGCCGGGGTGACGGTCGGACGCGCGCCCTCGATGCGGTGATCCTGCCAGCCGAGATCCGCCGAGAAGCGGGCGCGGTCGCCGCGACGATCGAGGCCCAGGCCCAGCACCGTCAGGTCGCGCTTTTCGCCGTCGACGGCCGTCTCGCCGCCGCGCAGGCCAAGGTTCACCCGCGCGCCATAGGCGTCGTTCTGGCCAAAGCGACGGGCGATGTCGGCCGAGCCATAGACTTGCTCGCCGCCGTCCCAACCGGCGGTGAAACGGGTCAGGGGCGCGGTCGGGGCGCGCTTAGGCATGAGGTTGAACGCGCCGCCGACGCCGCTGCCGCCGGGGGCTGCGCCGTTCAGGAAGGCGTTGGCGCCGCGGAACACGTCGACCCGCTCGATCAGCTCGGCCGCCACGAACTGGCGCGGCAGCACGCCGTAGAGACCGTTATAGGTCATGTCGTCGGAATAGACCGGGAAGCCGCGAACGACGTACAGCTCCTGGAAGTTGCCAAAGCCCTTGGTCACGCGGACGGTCGGGTCGTTCTGCAGCACGTCGGCCACGCTGCGGGCCTGCTGGTTGCGGATCAGGGCTTCGGTGTAGCTGGTGACGGCGAACGGCGTGTCCATCGTGTCCAGCGCGCCCAGGAGGCCAACGCGCGCGCCCTTGGCGACCTGGTCGCCGGCATAGGCGGGCGGCAGACGCACCTGCGAGCCGGTGATGACCACCTCGTCGACGCGGGTCGTATCAGCCTGCTGGGCCAGGGCGGGACTGGCCAGAGCGCCGCTGATCAGTGCAGACGACAGCAGAAGGGCGAGACGAGACGACATGGAACGATCCTGATAATGCGAGTGCGTCGCAATATCTGGCCTTCCGTTGCGTTTCAACTTTTTCCTCCCCGGGATGAGGGAGGCTCGCACCTTTCCCTCTCCCCTTGCGGGAGAGGGTGGCCGCCGAAGGCGGTCGGGTGAGGGGTCGCACGGCCATGCCGAGAAACCCCTCATCCGGCCCTTCGGGCCACCTTCTCCCGCAGGGGGAGAAGGATGAACTCAGGCCGTCGCCATCGCCTCGCCGCGCACCAGGGCGGCGTAGGTGTCCATCAGATCGAGCGACAGCTTGGCGGGCGTGAACTTGAACTCGCCCACTTCCGAGACCGGGGTGACCTCGGCGGCGGTGCCGACGATGAAGCACTCGGTGAAGGTGGCCAGCTCTTCCTTCTCGATGTGGCGCTCGACCACCTCGATCCCCTTGCCCTTGGCGATGTCGATCACCGTGCGACGGGTGATGCCGTCCAGGAAGCAGTCGGGCTTGGGGGTGTGCAGCACGCCGTCCTTGACGAAGAACACGTTGGCGCCGGTCGCCTCGGCGACATAGCCGCGATAGTCCAGCATCATCGCGTCGGCGTAGCCGTCCTTCTCGGCGGCGTGCTTGGAGATGGTGCAGATCATGTAAAGGCCGGCGGCCTTGGCGGCGATCGGGGCGGTCTTGGGGTCGGGACGCTGGTACTTGGCCCAGGTCAGGCGGATGCCCTTGGCCTTGGTGGCCGGATCGAAGTAGCTGGGCCACTCCCAGACGGCGATCGCCACGTGGATCTTGGAGTGTTGCGCCGAAACACCGATCATTTCGCTGCCGCGCCAGGCGATCGGACGCACATAGCAGTCCTTCAGGCCGTTCTTCGCCGCCGTCGCCTTGCAGGCCTCGTCGATCTCGGCCACCGTGTAGGGGATCTCAAAATCGAGGATCTCGGCCGACTTGAACAGGCGCTCGGTATGCTCGGTCAGTTTGAAGATTTCGCCGCCATACATGCGCTCGCCTTCGAACACCGACGACGCGTAGTGGAGGCCATGGGTCAAAACATGCACCTTCGCCTCGCGCCAGGGCACAAATTGCCCGTCAAGCCAGATCCAACCGTCACGATCGTCGAAGGGAACCAGAGACATCGGCCCAAGACCTCCTTATTGGGAACGCGGTTCTTAGACGCCCCGTGGGGGGATGCGTCAAATAAAATGGACTCCGCACGATGATAGCGCCGCTGCAGCCCGGTTCGGACGATCCCCGTCTGATCCTCCGCGAGGAGGAGCTGGACGGCGGGCTGGAACTGATCCTGCTGGCCGAGGCCTCGCTGTGGGCCGCCGTGGACGCGGTGCTGGAGACCGAGGCCCTGGGCCTGGGGCGCTCGCACTGGCGCGCGGCCTTCCTGCTGCGCCGCCGGCCGGGGATCGGGGTGCAGGACCTCTCCAAGCTGACCAGCCTGTCGAAACAGGCCGCCAGCCGCACCCTGTCCGACCTTGAAAAGGCGGGCCTGGTCGAGCGCGTCTCCGGTGATCTGGACGGGCGTCGCCGCCCCGCCGCCCTCACCGCCGAGGGCGTGGCCTTCGAACAGCGCACGGCCGAGCGGCTGCGGGCGCTGCTGGCCCGGGCCTACCGCACCGGGGGCCTCGACGGGGTGGCCGGCACGCGACGCATCCTGGCGGCGTTGGCCGGATCGCGGCAAGGTGTCGGCCCAGGACGACGGATGCCCACATGAACCCTGACGAGCGCCGCGAACGCCACCTCCTGGTGGTCGACGACGACGACCGGCTGCGCAAGCTGATCAAGGAATTCCTGAGCCGCGCGGGCTTTCGCGTCACCGCCGCCGCCAGCGCCGCGGCGGCCGACAAGCTGTTCGAGGCCCTGGACTTCGACCTGATGGTGCTGGACGTGATGATGCCCGGCGAGGACGGCATGGCCTTCACCAAGCGCCTGCGCGCCAAGGGCGGCGAGGCCGGCCGCACGCCGATCCTGATGCTGACCGCCCGCGACCAGACCGCCGACCGCATCGAGGGCCTGTCCAGCGGCGTCGACGACTATCTGGGCAAGCCGTTCGAGCCGCAGGAGCTGCTGCTGCGCATCGAGGCCATCCTGCGCCGCTCGGCCGCGCGGCCCGTCGGCCCCAAGGCCCTGAGTCTGGGCCGCTGCTCCTTCGACGCCGACCGGGGCGAGCTGACCTGCGACGGCGAGGCCGTGCGGATCACCGAGGCCGAGGTCACCCTGCTACGGCGCCTGGCCCGCTCGCTGCACGAACCAGTCGACCGCCTGGAACTGGCCCGCGACACCGCCGACGCCACCGGCCGCGCCGTCGACGTCCAGGTCACCCGCCTGCGCCGCAAGATCGAGCCGGACCCGAAGAACCCGCGCTACCTGCAGACAGTGCGGGGGGTTGGGTATCGGTTGGCGCCGGATTGATGGGGCGCGCCGTCCAAATCCTCCCCCCAGCGGGGGAGGTGTCCGCGCAGCGGACGGAGGGGGAAGTCGGCCGGCGACGGGGGTGTGATCTTCCCCCTCCGGCGCTTCGCGCCACCTCCCCCGCTGGGGGGAGGATTTAGGTGCCCCTCACCCGCCTCGACATCCCGCCGGCGCTGAAGCGTCTGCTGCCGACCACGCTGTTCGGGCGTAGCCTGCTGATCATCATCCTGCCGGTGGCGATCATGCAGATCGCCGTCACCTGGGCGTTCTTCGACGCCCACTGGCAGAGCGTAACCAGCAAGCTCTCCGAGGGCCTGGCCGGCGACATCGCCTGGGCGGTGCAGTCCTATGAGGACGATCCCAGCCCCGCCGCCGTCGAGAAGCTGGCCGAGCGGGCCGAAGGGGCGCTATCGCTGTCGATCGCCTTCCAGAAGGGCCGCAAGCTGCCGACCAGCCATCGCCCCTCGCTGTTCGCGGCCCTGGACCGGTCGCTGGACAAGGCGCTGGAGGACCGGCTGGACAACCCGTTCTGGTTCGATACGACCCGCTACCGCGCCTATATCGACATCCGCGTGCAGGTCGACGGCGGGGTGCTGCAAATCTACGCCCTGCGCGACCGCGCCTACGCCACCCAGGGCCACATCTTCATCCTGTGGATGGTGGTGGCGACCCTGCTGCTGACGGCGGTGGCCATCCTGTTCATCCGCAACCAGGTGCGGGCCATCGAGCGCCTGGCCGAGGCCGCCGACGCCTTTGGCCGGGGCGAGGATCCGGAGTTCAAGCCGCACGGCGCGCGTGAGGTGCGCCAGGCGGCCCTGGCGTTCATCGCCATGAAGCTGCGCATCCAGCGCCATATCGAGCAGCGCACGGCCCTTCTGGCCAGCGTCAGTCACGACCTGCGCACGCCGCTGACCCGGCTGAAGCTGGAAATGGCCCTGGCCGAGCCCTGCGAGCAGATGGAGGCCATGAAGGGCGACCTGGCCGAAATGGAGCACATGATCGACGAGTACCTGGCCTTCGCCCGCGGCGAGGGCGGCGAAGCGATCCAGGTCGTGGACCTGTCGGAACTGGTCGAGGGCGTGGTGGCCGACGCCGAGCGCGGCGGGGCGGCGATCGAGACCGAGATCACCCAAGGCCTGGAGACCCGCCTGCGTCCCCTCGCCTTCCGGCGCGCCCTGGCCAATCTGATCGACAACGGCGTGGCCCACGCCGACCAGGTGCGCGTCACGGTCAGCCCGCGTCAGACCGGCGGGGTCGATGTGGCCGTCGACGACGATGGTCCCGGCATCCCGGAAGACCGTTACGAAGAGGCCTTCAAGCCCTTCTCGCGGCTCGACGAGAGCCGGAACCAGAACGAGAAGGGCGTGGGCTTAGGGTTGGCCATCGCCCGCGACATGGCCCGCGGCCTGGGCGGGGATCTGGTGCTGTCCCGCTCGGCGCTGGGCGGCCTGCGGGCGCTGATCCGGCTGCCGGGGTAGCAGCAAAATAAGGTGTCATCCCGGAAACGCCGCAGGCGTTATCCGGGACCCAGGGGGTGACGAAACGCCGTGCGCGCCGCCCCTGGGTCCCGGCTCTCCGCTTCGCTACGGCCGGGATGACACAGCTTTTTTGCGCGTGAGGGACTAAGCCCCCCGATCCCGGAACGGGTCGGCCGGGTACACGCCCAGGATCTCGAAGCGCTCGGAGAAGAACTTCAGCTCGTCCAGCGCCAGGGCCAGGTTGCGGTCTTCGGGACGGCCGTCGACCTCGGCGTAGAAGAAGGTGGCGGTGAAGTTGCCGCCTTCCATGTAGCTTTCCAGCTTGGTCATGTTGACGCCGTTGGTCGCAAAGCCGCCCAGCGCCTTGTAGAGCGCGGCGGGCAGGTTGCGGACGCGGAACACGAAGCTGGTCACGCAGCGATGGGTGAAGTCCGGCGCCGCCGGGGCCTTGTCGGCGGTCATCACCAAAAAGCGCGTGGTGTTGTGACGCTCGTCCTCGATGTCGCGGGCCAGGATGTCCAGGCCATAGATCTCGGCGGCCAGGGCGGGCGCGACGGCGGCGTGGGTCGGGTTGGGCTTCAGGGCCAGGGCCTTGGCCGCGCCGGCGGTGTCGCCGGCGGCTTCGGTCTCGACGCCCAGGCGCTTGAGGCTATTGCGGCACTGGCTGAGCGCGATCGGCATCGAGCTGACGACCTTGATGTCCTCCAGCTTGACGCCCTTGTTGGCCATCAGCTGGAAGCGGATCGGCTTGAAACGCTCGCCGATGATCTTCAGGCCTGAGGCGGGCAGAAGATGATGGACGTCGGCGACGCGGCCGGCGATCGAGTTCTCGATCGGGATCATGCCCAGCTGGGCGACGCCCGTCTTGATCGCCTCGAAGGCCTCTTCAAAGGTCTTGCAGGGATAGGCCTCGTAGTCGGGAAAATAGGTGCGGCACGCCTCGTGGCTGTTGGCGCCGGGCTCGCCCTGGAAGGCGATCTTCTTGAGGAGGCTCATCGGGTTTCCTCGGCCTGCTTGCGGGCCGCTTCGAGATCAGAGGGATTGTCGACGGAGATCGGCGCGGTCTTGGCGACGGCGGCGCGGATGGTCAGGCCCAGCTCCATGGCGCGCAGCTGCTCCAGCTTCTCGCGCTTTTCCAGCGGCGAGGGCGCAGCGGCGTTGAAGGCCTCCAGCGCTTCGCGGCGATAGCCATAGATGCCGATATGACGCCAGACGGGCCCATCGCCATAGAGGGTGGAGCGGGTGAAATAGAGGGCGCGGCCGCTCTGGCCGTCCTCCTCCATGGCCAGCACGGCCTTGACCACGTCGGGATTGCTCCGGTCGGCGGGCGAGGCTTCGGGGGCCACGACGGTGGCGATGTCGGCGTCGCCGAACTCCTTAAGTATTCGCGCGCAGTCGGACAGCACCGCAGGGTCAACGAACGGCATGTCGCCCTGCAGGTTGATCACCACGTCGTGCTCGAACCCCGGATCCAGCTGCGCCAGCGCCGCGAGAATCCGATCCGAACCGGACGGCAGATCGGGGTCGGTCAGCACGGCGGTTCCGCCAGCCTTTTGAACCGCTTCGACGATTTCCGGGTCGCCGGCGGCTACGGCCACGCGACCAATACCCGCTTCGAGGCCCTGGCGCAGAACGCGCACGATCATCGAAACCCCGCCGATATCGGCCAGGGGCTTGCCCGGCAGGCGGGTCGCGGCCATCCGAGCCGGTATCAGAATGAGGGGGTTCATCGGTTCAAATCTCCGCCGCCCTGTTGCGCGAGGGGCGGTAGCGTGTAAGAGACGCGAGCGCAACATGACGCGCGCTGGAGACTCGTCCTTGTGATTCCGGCGCGCGGGTTTCAAGCCCGCCGTTCGACGGGCCGATAAGAGGCTGACAAGGCTGAAATGAGCGACCTGACGTTCAACAAGATCGCTGGCGGCGTGCTGCTGACCGGCCTCGTTATTTTCGGTCTGCGGGAAGCGTCCTCGATCGTCTTCGCCAAGCACGAAGTCGAGAAGGCCGGTTACGAGATCGCCGTCCAGGAAGAGGGCGCCGAGGGTGGCGCGGCCGCCGTCGAGGTCCTGCCGGACTGGAACGCCGTGCTGACCCCGGCCAACGTGGCCGCCGGCCAGGCCGTCGCGGCCAAGTGCGCCGCTTGCCACAAGTTCGACGCGGGCAACGCCAACGGCACGGGCCCTGGCCTGTGGGACGTGGTGGGCCGCAAGCCGGCCGGTCACGCCGGCTTCAACTACTCGACCGGCATGAAGGACTTCGCGGCCAAGACCCCGGTCTGGGACTACGACCACCTGTATGAATTCCTCAAGGCTCCGGGCAAGTACGTCTCGGGCACGAACATGACGTTCGTGGGTCTGAAGAAGTCGGAAGATCGCGTGGCGATGATCGCCTACATGCACAGCCTGGGTTCGACGCTGCCGGTTCCGCCGCCGCGTCCGGCCGCCGCCCCGGCCCCGGCCGAAGGCGCTGCTCCGGCGGCTGAAGGCGCGGCTCCGGCCGCCGAGGGCGCCGCCCCGGCTGCTGCTGGCGCTGCTCCGGCCGCCCCGGCCGCCGCCGCCCCGGCCGCGCCGAAGGCCTAAGCGCTCTTCGACATCCGCTACAACGAGGCCGCGACGCGAAAGCGCCGCGGCCTTTTTGTTTGCGTGAAGCGCCCCCTCCGTCACGTCGCCGATCGGCGCCGTGACACCTCCCCCGTTGCACGGGTGAGGAGGACGATGGCTTCCTTCCTGCCCCGCTTGCGGGGGAGGTGGTGCGCGGCGCAGCCGCGTGACGGAGGGGGCGCTTTGCCCTCTCCCTAAACCCGCCGGTACCCCAGCACCCCGCCCGTCGGCGTGGCCGCGATCCGCGCGATCGCCTCGGCCAGGGGCTCGATGGCGGTGGCCATGTGGTGGGCGTTGGCGTGCAGGATGGTGTCGGGATCCAGCAGGATGGCCACGTGGCCCTTCCAGAAAACGAGGTCGCCGCGCCGACGCTCGGCCTCGGCGATCTCAGGAAAGAAATCCCGCTGCAGATCGGTGTCACGCGGACAGGCCCGGCCGCAGGCGTAGAGCGCCTGCTGCACCAGGGCCGAGCAGTCCAGGCCCAGGCTCTCGCGGCCGCCCCACTGATAGGGCGCGTGCAGGAACCGCTCGGCGACGGCGACATAGTCGGTCTCGAAGCCGCCGCCGATCGGCGCCAGGTGGTGGTCGACGAACCAGCCCGCCCGCGCGCCCTTCACGAACCGGCCCTCGCGGGCCTCGATGCCGACCAGGGCGTTGAGACTGTAGAGCCCCACAATGGCCGACTTGATGTCCGGCTCGGCGAAGGCGTAGGTGCGCGGAACGGCGATGCGATGATCCGGCGTCAGCACCGGCGCCGACAGGGCCTCGCTCAGCACATAGCCGACATAGCGGTCGCGCCGCGCCTGGCCGAAGGCGAAATCGCCGGCCTCGAACAGCACGTCGAACAGTTCGCCGAAAACGAGCTGGTCTTCCTGCTCGGCGTCCGGCTCGGGGGCCTTGCGCAGGCTGGCGATCGGCGCGCTGACCTGCATCGGCGTGACGTCGGCGAAGCGCTCGGCGGGAACCAGCCCTTCCAGGCGGCGGTCCGCGACGCCGTCGCGAACCAGGGTGAGGCGGCGGTCGGGCGCGCTCATCGGGCGAACCGCGCCTGCAGCATGGCGAAGGCCGCGCGGATGGCCTGGACCTCGGCGCCCACCGGATAGCCGGGCCGCCCCTTGGGGTTCCAGGCGAAGACGTCGAAGTGGGCCCAACCGCCCTCGCTCGGCGCGAACCGCTGCAGGAACAGCGCCGCCGTCGTGGCGCCCGCCTGGGCCCAGCCGTCGGGGTCGTTCTTCAGGTCGGCGATGTCGCTGTCCAGCGCGTCGCGATAGGTCTCGGTCAGGGGCAGGCGCCACAGCGGGTCGGACACCTTGCGCGAGGAGGTCTCGATCTGGCCGGCCAGGGTGTCGTCAGCGGTCCAGAACGGGATCACGAAGGGTCCCATGGCCACCCGCGCCGCGCCGGTCAGGGTGGCGAAGTCCAGGGTCAGGGCGGGCTTGAGCTCAGCGGCGCGGGTCAGGGCGTCGGCCAGGATCAGCCGGCCTTCGGCGTCGGTGTTGCCGACCTCGACGGTCAAGCCGGCGCGAGTCTGCAGCACGTCGCCCGGACGCATGGCGTCGCCGGCGATGGCGTTCTCGACCACGGGGGTCAGGATCACCAGACGCACCGGCAGTTTGGCCTCCATGACCATCCGCCCCAGCGCCAGGGCGTGGGCGGCGCCGCCCATGTCCTTCTTCATCAGGCGCATGCCGGCCGAGGGCTTGATGTCGAGACCGCCGGTGTCGAACACCACGCCCTTGCCCACCAGGGCCAGCACGGGATGGGCGGGATCGCCCCAGGCGATCTCGATCATGCGCGGCGCGCGCGCATCGACCGCCGCGCGGCCCACGGCGTGGACGGCCGGGTAGTTCTCTTTCAAGAGGTCATCGCCACGCACGACCGACAGGGTGGCGCCGTACTGCTCGGCGATCTCGCCGGCGATCGCCTCGATCTGCAGCGGGCCCATGTCGTTGGCCGGGGTGTTGACCATGTCGCGGCACAGGGCGCAGGCGTGGGCCAAGGCGGTGACGAAGGCCACATCGACGCCCTTGGGGGCCACTAGGCGCGGGATCGGCTCGCCGCGTTTCTTGTAGCGGTCATAGCGATAGGTCCCGAGCGCAAAGGCCAGGGCCGCCTGCTCGCCGTCCAGGCCCTTGGGCAGGCGCGAGAGCGCGTAGTCGCCGGCCGGCAGCTTGCCCGCCAGGCCCCGCAGCAGCGACAGATCGGCGCGGCCCGAGCCTGCGCCCATCAGCACCTGCTCAACCGCCCCGCTGGCGCCGGGGACGGCCAGCACCTGCCCGGCCTTGCCCGTGAACTTGTTGGCGGCGGCGTAAGTCCTGACCGGCGCGCGCTTTCGCGCCAGGAACGCCTCGACCTCGGACTCCGCGACGGGATGCACCGGGATCGCCTGGCCGTCGGCCTTGGCGAGGATCGGATGCGCGGCGTCGGTCATCGGCGAAACCCTTAAAAACTATGCTTAACGATTCCTTGAGGCCCGCGCGGGATGATGCGCGCACCTTCTGGAGACTTGTCTTCATGTGTCGCAAGCGCGCGCTCATCGCAACCGTTCTCGCCCCCATCGCCCTGGCCCTGGCGACTCCGGTCTTCGCCGCCGATCCGCCCAAGGCCGACGCCGGCAAGACCGCCAAGCCCGCGCCGGCGCCGGAGCCGATCAAGGCATCCCCGCAGCAGCGGGCCGAGGCGCGCCGCCTGGATCCGCTGGCCCAGGCCGCCTTCTGGGGGGCCGAGTTCGAG is a genomic window containing:
- a CDS encoding prephenate dehydratase — translated: MSLLKKIAFQGEPGANSHEACRTYFPDYEAYPCKTFEEAFEAIKTGVAQLGMIPIENSIAGRVADVHHLLPASGLKIIGERFKPIRFQLMANKGVKLEDIKVVSSMPIALSQCRNSLKRLGVETEAAGDTAGAAKALALKPNPTHAAVAPALAAEIYGLDILARDIEDERHNTTRFLVMTADKAPAAPDFTHRCVTSFVFRVRNLPAALYKALGGFATNGVNMTKLESYMEGGNFTATFFYAEVDGRPEDRNLALALDELKFFSERFEILGVYPADPFRDRGA
- a CDS encoding NlpC/P60 family protein, with product MSAPDRRLTLVRDGVADRRLEGLVPAERFADVTPMQVSAPIASLRKAPEPDAEQEDQLVFGELFDVLFEAGDFAFGQARRDRYVGYVLSEALSAPVLTPDHRIAVPRTYAFAEPDIKSAIVGLYSLNALVGIEAREGRFVKGARAGWFVDHHLAPIGGGFETDYVAVAERFLHAPYQWGGRESLGLDCSALVQQALYACGRACPRDTDLQRDFFPEIAEAERRRGDLVFWKGHVAILLDPDTILHANAHHMATAIEPLAEAIARIAATPTGGVLGYRRV
- a CDS encoding 3-deoxy-manno-octulosonate cytidylyltransferase; translation: MNPLILIPARMAATRLPGKPLADIGGVSMIVRVLRQGLEAGIGRVAVAAGDPEIVEAVQKAGGTAVLTDPDLPSGSDRILAALAQLDPGFEHDVVINLQGDMPFVDPAVLSDCARILKEFGDADIATVVAPEASPADRSNPDVVKAVLAMEEDGQSGRALYFTRSTLYGDGPVWRHIGIYGYRREALEAFNAAAPSPLEKREKLEQLRAMELGLTIRAAVAKTAPISVDNPSDLEAARKQAEETR
- a CDS encoding ATP-binding protein, with the translated sequence MPLTRLDIPPALKRLLPTTLFGRSLLIIILPVAIMQIAVTWAFFDAHWQSVTSKLSEGLAGDIAWAVQSYEDDPSPAAVEKLAERAEGALSLSIAFQKGRKLPTSHRPSLFAALDRSLDKALEDRLDNPFWFDTTRYRAYIDIRVQVDGGVLQIYALRDRAYATQGHIFILWMVVATLLLTAVAILFIRNQVRAIERLAEAADAFGRGEDPEFKPHGAREVRQAALAFIAMKLRIQRHIEQRTALLASVSHDLRTPLTRLKLEMALAEPCEQMEAMKGDLAEMEHMIDEYLAFARGEGGEAIQVVDLSELVEGVVADAERGGAAIETEITQGLETRLRPLAFRRALANLIDNGVAHADQVRVTVSPRQTGGVDVAVDDDGPGIPEDRYEEAFKPFSRLDESRNQNEKGVGLGLAIARDMARGLGGDLVLSRSALGGLRALIRLPG
- a CDS encoding c-type cytochrome; amino-acid sequence: MSDLTFNKIAGGVLLTGLVIFGLREASSIVFAKHEVEKAGYEIAVQEEGAEGGAAAVEVLPDWNAVLTPANVAAGQAVAAKCAACHKFDAGNANGTGPGLWDVVGRKPAGHAGFNYSTGMKDFAAKTPVWDYDHLYEFLKAPGKYVSGTNMTFVGLKKSEDRVAMIAYMHSLGSTLPVPPPRPAAAPAPAEGAAPAAEGAAPAAEGAAPAAAGAAPAAPAAAAPAAPKA
- a CDS encoding response regulator: MNPDERRERHLLVVDDDDRLRKLIKEFLSRAGFRVTAAASAAAADKLFEALDFDLMVLDVMMPGEDGMAFTKRLRAKGGEAGRTPILMLTARDQTADRIEGLSSGVDDYLGKPFEPQELLLRIEAILRRSAARPVGPKALSLGRCSFDADRGELTCDGEAVRITEAEVTLLRRLARSLHEPVDRLELARDTADATGRAVDVQVTRLRRKIEPDPKNPRYLQTVRGVGYRLAPD